One part of the Lachnospiraceae bacterium JLR.KK002 genome encodes these proteins:
- a CDS encoding DNA topoisomerase (ATP-hydrolyzing), translating to MQEKEQIIRTEYSELMQKSYIDYAMSVIIARALPDVRDGLKPVQRRTLYDMHELGIRHDRPYRKCARIVGDTMGKYHPHGDSSIYEALVVMAQDFKKGLPLVDGHGNFGSIEGDGAAAMRYTEARLQKITQEAYLADLDKDVVDFVPNFDETEKEPSVLPVKVPNLLINGAEGIAVGMATSIPPHNFSEVIDGVKALMKNPDITTAELMEYIKGPDFPTGGIVVNQSDLLQIYETGTGKIKIRGKVEVEQVKGGRQRLVITEIPYTMVGANIGKFLMDVYHLVETRKTSDIVDISNQSSKEGIRIVLDLKKGADAEQLCNMLYKKTRLEDTFGVNMLAVAEGRPETMGIVPVLRHHVNFQYELATRKYKTLLAKELEKKEVQEGLIKACDVIDLIIEILRGSKNIKDAKECLMNGNTEHIEFRYKGSEADARQLCFTERQATAILEMRLYKLIGLEIEALMKEHEVTLSNIAKYEEILGSRASMAKVIIKELNRFQKEYGRARKTAIENAKEAVYEEKKVEEMPVVVLMDRFGYVKTVDMPAYERNKEAADGENKYIISCMNTDRLCIFTDKGQLHTVKVLDLPHGKFRDKGTPLDNVSNYNSSEEVMLLVSSLSSLRGRKLLFASSGGMLKQVRGEEFDVSRRTAAATKLNEGEKLLLVRILEEETEETIVMQTEKNMFLRFMASDVPEKKKGAVGVRGMKIDEKDRLTDVYLLGQEEHTITVREKEIALHRLRVAGRDGKGVKK from the coding sequence ATGCAGGAAAAGGAACAGATTATCCGAACGGAATATTCGGAATTAATGCAGAAATCATACATTGACTATGCCATGAGCGTGATTATCGCCAGGGCACTGCCGGACGTGCGGGACGGATTAAAGCCGGTGCAGCGCAGAACCCTCTACGATATGCATGAACTGGGGATTCGCCATGACAGGCCATATCGGAAGTGCGCCCGTATCGTGGGGGATACCATGGGTAAATACCATCCCCACGGGGACAGTTCCATCTATGAAGCCCTTGTGGTGATGGCGCAGGACTTTAAGAAAGGACTGCCTCTGGTGGACGGTCACGGGAATTTTGGCTCCATTGAGGGGGACGGAGCGGCGGCCATGCGTTATACGGAGGCCCGTCTGCAGAAAATTACCCAGGAAGCCTACCTTGCAGATCTGGACAAGGACGTGGTGGATTTTGTGCCCAACTTTGACGAGACGGAAAAAGAGCCTTCCGTGCTCCCGGTAAAGGTGCCCAACCTCCTGATTAACGGAGCGGAAGGAATTGCCGTGGGTATGGCCACCAGTATTCCGCCTCATAATTTTTCCGAAGTAATCGACGGTGTAAAAGCCCTTATGAAAAATCCTGACATTACCACCGCAGAATTGATGGAGTACATTAAGGGGCCGGATTTTCCCACCGGAGGGATTGTGGTAAATCAGTCGGATTTGCTGCAGATTTATGAGACAGGTACGGGAAAAATAAAAATCCGCGGAAAAGTGGAAGTGGAACAGGTAAAAGGCGGCAGGCAGCGTCTGGTGATTACGGAAATCCCCTATACCATGGTGGGAGCCAATATCGGAAAATTCCTGATGGATGTGTATCATCTGGTGGAAACACGGAAAACCAGCGATATCGTGGATATTTCCAATCAGTCTTCCAAAGAGGGGATTCGCATTGTACTGGATTTGAAAAAGGGAGCGGATGCGGAGCAGCTCTGCAATATGCTTTATAAAAAAACGAGGCTGGAGGATACCTTCGGCGTCAACATGCTGGCAGTGGCAGAGGGGCGCCCGGAGACCATGGGAATTGTGCCCGTTCTCCGCCATCATGTGAATTTCCAGTATGAGCTGGCCACCAGAAAATACAAAACACTGCTGGCGAAAGAGCTGGAGAAAAAAGAAGTCCAGGAAGGTTTAATCAAAGCCTGCGACGTGATTGATCTGATTATTGAAATCCTCCGGGGCTCCAAAAACATCAAAGACGCCAAAGAATGCCTGATGAACGGAAATACGGAGCATATAGAGTTCCGTTATAAAGGCTCCGAAGCAGACGCCCGGCAGCTCTGCTTTACGGAACGACAGGCCACTGCAATTCTGGAAATGCGTCTGTATAAATTAATTGGCCTGGAAATTGAGGCACTGATGAAAGAGCATGAAGTTACCCTTTCCAATATAGCAAAATATGAGGAAATTCTGGGCAGCCGCGCATCTATGGCCAAAGTAATCATCAAAGAATTAAACCGGTTTCAGAAAGAATACGGGCGGGCCCGCAAAACTGCCATTGAAAATGCAAAAGAAGCGGTATATGAAGAAAAGAAAGTGGAAGAAATGCCGGTTGTGGTTCTGATGGACCGTTTCGGCTATGTAAAAACCGTGGATATGCCAGCTTATGAGCGGAACAAAGAAGCGGCAGACGGAGAAAATAAATATATTATTTCCTGTATGAACACGGACAGGCTTTGCATTTTTACGGATAAAGGCCAGCTCCATACGGTAAAAGTTCTGGATTTGCCCCATGGAAAGTTCCGGGACAAGGGAACGCCTCTGGATAACGTGAGCAATTATAACAGCAGCGAGGAAGTCATGCTTCTGGTCAGCAGCCTGAGCAGCCTGCGGGGCAGGAAACTGCTGTTTGCCAGCAGCGGCGGAATGCTCAAGCAGGTCAGAGGGGAAGAATTTGACGTGTCCAGGCGTACTGCGGCAGCCACGAAATTAAACGAAGGAGAGAAACTTCTTCTGGTACGGATTCTGGAAGAAGAAACAGAGGAAACCATTGTTATGCAGACAGAGAAAAACATGTTTCTGCGTTTTATGGCTTCTGACGTGCCGGAAAAGAAAAAAGGCGCTGTGGGCGTCCGGGGTATGAAAATCGACGAAAAGGACAGGCTGACAGATGTGTACCTGCTGGGGCAGGAGGAACATACCATTACGGTAAGGGAAAAGGAAATTGCACTGCACAGGCTCCGGGTGGCCGGCCGGGACGGGAAAGGCGTGAAGAAATAG
- a CDS encoding DNA gyrase subunit B: protein MAKNQEYGAGNITVLEGLEAVRKRPGMYIGSVSRKGLNHLIYEIVDNSVDEHLAGFCDTIYVTLEADGSCTVEDNGRGIPVGMHEKGMSAARLVFTTLHAGGKFDNDAYKTSGGLHGVGSSVVNALSTYLDLEVYLGGKIYHDRYERGNPVLELEQGMLPVTGKTKKTGTRINFLPDPEIFEKTRFREEDVKSRLHETAYLNPRLTIIYEDRRGETPEHLEFHEKEGISGFVKDLNRKAEAVHEVVYFKGENEGITVEAAFQYINEFHENVLGFCNNIYNAEGGTHLTGFKTIFTTVINNYARELGILKEKDSNFTGADVRNGLTAVISIKHPSPRFEGQTKTKLDNQDAARVTGKITGEEIQLYFDKNLENLKKVIACAEKAAKIRKTEEKAKTNLLTKQKFSFDSNGKLANCESRDASICEIFIVEGDSAGGSAKTARDRNYQAILPIRGKILNVEKASIDKVLANAEIKTMINAFGCGFSEGYGNDFDISRLRYDKIIIMADADVDGAHISTLLLTLFYRFMPELIFEGHIYIAMPPLYKAIPSRGAEEYLYDDVALEKYRKRHKGPFTLQRYKGLGEMDADQLWETTLNPETRILKRVEIEDARMASDVTEMLMGTEVPPRREFIHEHAHDAELDV from the coding sequence ATGGCAAAGAATCAGGAATACGGTGCCGGGAATATTACCGTATTGGAGGGACTGGAAGCGGTAAGAAAAAGGCCGGGCATGTATATCGGAAGTGTGTCCCGCAAGGGTCTGAATCATTTGATTTATGAAATTGTAGACAATTCTGTGGATGAACATCTGGCAGGATTCTGTGATACCATATATGTAACGCTGGAGGCGGACGGTTCCTGCACCGTGGAGGACAATGGCCGGGGAATTCCCGTGGGAATGCATGAAAAAGGCATGTCTGCGGCACGACTGGTATTTACCACCCTCCATGCAGGAGGGAAATTTGACAACGACGCCTATAAGACCAGCGGCGGCCTGCATGGCGTAGGTTCTTCCGTGGTAAATGCATTGTCCACATATCTGGATTTGGAGGTATATCTGGGAGGGAAGATATATCATGACAGATATGAGCGGGGCAATCCGGTTCTGGAACTGGAACAGGGGATGCTGCCGGTAACCGGGAAAACAAAAAAGACGGGTACCAGAATCAATTTTCTGCCGGATCCGGAAATTTTTGAAAAAACACGTTTCAGGGAAGAAGATGTAAAAAGCCGCCTGCATGAAACTGCCTACCTGAATCCCAGACTGACCATTATTTATGAGGACAGGCGCGGGGAAACTCCGGAACATCTGGAATTCCATGAGAAAGAGGGAATCAGCGGCTTTGTGAAGGATTTGAACCGAAAAGCAGAAGCAGTGCATGAGGTGGTGTATTTTAAAGGGGAGAATGAAGGAATTACGGTGGAAGCAGCCTTTCAGTACATTAATGAATTTCATGAAAATGTGCTGGGTTTCTGCAATAATATTTACAACGCGGAGGGCGGTACCCACCTGACGGGATTCAAGACCATCTTTACCACGGTCATTAACAATTATGCCAGAGAACTGGGCATTTTGAAGGAAAAAGATTCCAACTTTACCGGAGCGGACGTGCGCAACGGACTGACGGCAGTGATTTCCATCAAACATCCCAGTCCCCGGTTTGAGGGCCAGACCAAGACAAAGCTGGACAACCAGGACGCGGCCCGTGTCACCGGAAAAATAACCGGGGAAGAAATACAGCTTTATTTCGACAAGAATCTGGAAAACCTGAAAAAGGTCATTGCCTGTGCGGAAAAAGCGGCCAAAATCCGTAAGACAGAGGAAAAAGCCAAAACAAATCTGCTGACAAAACAGAAGTTTTCCTTTGATTCCAACGGGAAGCTGGCCAACTGCGAAAGCCGGGACGCCTCCATCTGCGAGATTTTCATTGTGGAGGGAGATTCTGCAGGAGGCTCTGCCAAAACGGCCAGAGACCGGAATTACCAGGCAATCCTGCCCATCCGGGGCAAGATTCTGAACGTGGAAAAAGCCAGTATCGACAAAGTGCTGGCCAATGCGGAAATCAAGACCATGATAAATGCTTTTGGCTGCGGATTTTCCGAGGGCTACGGCAATGATTTCGATATTTCCAGGCTGCGTTACGACAAGATTATCATCATGGCGGACGCGGATGTAGACGGAGCCCATATTTCCACCCTGCTTCTGACGCTGTTTTACCGGTTTATGCCGGAACTGATTTTTGAAGGGCATATTTACATTGCCATGCCCCCTCTGTACAAAGCCATTCCGTCCAGAGGAGCGGAGGAGTATCTGTACGATGATGTTGCGCTGGAGAAATACAGAAAACGTCATAAGGGGCCTTTTACCCTTCAGCGGTATAAAGGTCTGGGAGAGATGGACGCGGACCAGCTGTGGGAAACCACGCTGAATCCGGAGACCAGAATTCTGAAACGGGTGGAAATCGAGGACGCCCGGATGGCGTCGGACGTAACGGAAATGCTGATGGGAACGGAAGTTCCGCCACGGAGGGAATTTATTCATGAACATGCCCACGATGCGGAGCTTGACGTATAA
- a CDS encoding serine/threonine-protein kinase gives MLEPGFILVNRYEIRKILGTGGSSCVYLAYDREKCRNRAVKELDRPRNVSVHTMEHQEAELIRKLRYPYFPEIEEVTEQGEKYYIVMEYLEGETLAQLLERLGPQPWRQVVSWAKDLCLVLDYLHHCRPPVIYRDIKPANIMLQSGGNLRLLDFGAALELAGQEDSVSLGTRGYAAPEQLAGEPVDARTDIYGLGATMYHLLTGKDPCRFPCGQYSIRRWNRRLPRKLARIVRKCTRFRPKDRYSSCGALRADLLPWV, from the coding sequence ATGCTGGAACCGGGATTCATTCTGGTAAACCGATATGAAATACGAAAGATACTGGGAACAGGAGGTTCTTCCTGCGTTTATCTGGCATATGACAGGGAGAAATGCCGGAACCGGGCCGTCAAGGAGCTGGACAGGCCCCGGAACGTCTCCGTACATACTATGGAACATCAGGAAGCAGAGCTGATACGGAAGCTGCGATATCCTTATTTTCCGGAAATTGAAGAAGTGACAGAGCAGGGGGAGAAGTATTATATTGTTATGGAATATCTGGAAGGGGAAACTCTGGCTCAGCTTCTGGAGCGGCTGGGACCTCAGCCCTGGCGGCAGGTGGTTTCCTGGGCAAAGGATTTGTGTCTGGTGCTGGATTATCTCCATCATTGCCGGCCTCCTGTGATTTACCGGGATATAAAGCCGGCCAATATTATGCTGCAGTCCGGCGGAAACCTGCGGCTTCTGGATTTTGGAGCGGCTCTGGAACTTGCGGGACAGGAGGATTCGGTCAGTCTGGGAACCAGAGGTTATGCGGCGCCGGAACAGCTTGCCGGGGAACCGGTGGACGCCAGAACGGATATTTACGGTCTGGGAGCCACCATGTACCATCTGCTTACAGGAAAAGACCCCTGCCGGTTTCCCTGCGGGCAGTATTCCATCCGCCGCTGGAACCGCAGACTGCCCCGGAAGCTGGCCCGAATTGTCCGGAAATGTACCCGTTTCCGGCCAAAGGATCGGTACAGTTCCTGTGGGGCACTGCGGGCTGACCTGTTACCATGGGTTTGA
- the plsY gene encoding glycerol-3-phosphate 1-O-acyltransferase PlsY, whose translation MVVNRIICLVMGYIFGLFQTGFIYGKLQHIDIREYGSGNAGTTNTLRTLGWKAGLITFFGDAGKAILSMLLAWILFHEKYPGQVNLLEMYAGLGAVLGHNFPFYMKFKGGKGIACTAGFLITFYPPLAILCLLVFVVTVAVTRYVSLGSILVSVCFYIQLIVFGQLGYLWVDAELLPEVYVVGAVFTILAIWRHRANVKRLLSGTENKFSISNAGSLNKNR comes from the coding sequence ATGGTTGTAAACAGGATAATCTGTCTGGTTATGGGTTATATATTCGGTCTGTTTCAGACAGGATTTATTTACGGAAAACTGCAGCATATTGATATCAGGGAGTATGGCAGCGGTAATGCGGGAACTACCAACACTCTGCGGACGCTGGGATGGAAAGCCGGCCTGATTACTTTTTTCGGAGATGCGGGCAAGGCGATTTTATCCATGCTGCTGGCCTGGATTCTGTTTCATGAAAAATATCCGGGACAGGTAAATCTTCTGGAAATGTATGCGGGCCTTGGAGCCGTACTGGGGCATAACTTTCCATTTTATATGAAATTCAAAGGTGGAAAAGGCATTGCCTGTACCGCAGGATTTCTGATTACTTTTTATCCCCCTCTGGCAATCCTCTGCCTGCTGGTTTTTGTAGTGACGGTTGCAGTGACAAGATATGTGTCCCTTGGCTCCATTCTGGTATCTGTCTGCTTCTATATACAGCTGATTGTGTTCGGCCAGCTGGGATATCTGTGGGTGGATGCGGAACTGCTGCCGGAGGTCTATGTGGTGGGCGCGGTTTTCACCATTCTGGCAATCTGGCGCCACCGGGCCAATGTGAAGCGTCTGCTGAGCGGAACAGAAAATAAATTTTCCATCAGCAATGCGGGCAGCCTGAACAAAAACAGATAA